In Tachysurus vachellii isolate PV-2020 chromosome 3, HZAU_Pvac_v1, whole genome shotgun sequence, one genomic interval encodes:
- the cep170bb gene encoding centrosomal protein of 170 kDa protein B isoform X2 has protein sequence MSVTSWFLVSSSGTRHRLPREMIFVGREDCELMLQSRSVDKQHAVINYNAATDEHLVKDLGSLNGTFVNDLRIPDQTYITLKLSDIVRFGYDSHVYILERSQHRVPEEALKHEKYTSQLQMDLKSSELKKKELQDDRTKTDRSERKSLTETSVCRPTPLYGQPSWWGEDDTGSKDFINEGRKTDDSRTEVLKEAEVNGCLQEFHDIQSKSTFLYQREPSYFEIPTKEIQTHSTFAEMELNDIPTKDTDALPKSTPPVYQSHASFTIEFDECTPGKIKIKDHVTKFSSRQRSKQPSAKVSSAAPTEVQSPESKVADWLVQSDVGMMSSRRPTSDDVYSTKSDLAMHIRTLKGHHHEDGTQSDSEDPVIKGKRNKSQHSVQSEEANVSKKLEPSDSYKPQLLSKNIHDFSSVPEGTGLEEHSPPTQNQMKCGQQEPLSQQAFIIEFFDDNPRKKRSQSFTHNPAHSDNYSALKAKLERRKGAERPASVHGNIPPTQQITVPLKGLSHGVHQRSSSLKREKTEETMSKGGMSPSSSGNSCSITSSSSRSSPAITIKPFGSIGKKSKLAQEFVNEFLNESSPPMSAPPVMMSPSHTHLPSPENKRVFAPSSISYPASPLETHTHSLPQMLLPASPPISVPSLPPPGGLDSSVSDIPPFTPVLSTGADFKSLRTHPKGSAAIRTEDEDSLSDAGTYTIETESQDKDVEEARSMIDQVFGVLDAPEYSGVYRPVINEQDKLNQTHSELMHTSAEDLNSSISADPESFLEGHSDPCGPKWVSRWASLADPCSDSVSKAASLGSTLQGTDSNRDVKAVLSQSVDQSESECTQSSKTRRLLPQVPSAGEKQESNTPCILIQTKPSVEFDPSENVSRTSQPDSTQRLKVHEDVDHDTLSDTSHSDDSSILDRSSKSQEQYRMSASLVSESIQPKSTSFYIGSEEGFYRSDAARSPVLTQTERAPSPKMPPTTVLIRHLSSQEYKRAVKPNSSAPNLQIHNKDSVPSKEPPSSSFVRQESFTKDRPSDNIQVKRLPHISSHPTLQELGTLGSEQEALSKENKQSISSQRQKEGGSPEQAEDSFSGESDVDTASTVSLVSSKNVPISTVKKRTSFSARKDKSSKTRQPTAREQLSEKRRNNATTETSATKSESTRCLHLRRSTGNSGSLDFSDNLIHSQTETTSSDHESTSRPSNRKKLSVSRQNQDSNKSSKAAHQVLTRSNSLSAPRPTRASMLRRARLGETSDNEGVEADRASQGSQHTLSSGDSKKLSRLDILAMPRKRTGSFTTPSDNESLNKQTHSRNSDSNANGRRMSTSETKPTKISPTAEKHLSNRTHNNQTKHSGTGTSTQTQTPQRLIPTRLDIADDDAQNEHYQNWTNHSAEIARLSQDLAKDLAILAREIHDVAGDADTHTPAATGYNTPPGSAPHTPASTISAREELVHHIPDASLSYQKVPAGSPSPVDQDSDGAKRRPWNREEVILDNLMLNPVSQLSQAIRENTEQLTEKMKTLFHNTTDVWEEIEAKINAEDEVPIIKTSNKEISSILQELRRAQRQLEVINSIVEPGGGVKISAPPAAEKKKSSSAKSKRGGK, from the exons ATGAGTGTGACATCATGGTTTTTGGTAAGCAGCTCCGGCACTCGTCACCGGTTGCCGCGGGAGATGATCTTCGTAGGTCGTGAGGACTGTGAGCTTATGCTGCAG TCCCGCAGTGTTGATAAACAGCATGCTGTGATTAACTACAATGCTGCTACTGATGAGCACTTGGTGAAAGATCTGGGCAGTTTAAATGGG accTTTGTGAATGACCTGAGGATTCCTGATCAGACATATATAACACTCAAACTGTCTGACATCGTTCGCTTCGGATATGAT TCCCATGTGTACATTCTGGAGCGAAGTCAACATCGAGTGCCAGAGGAGGCTCTGAAG CATGAGAAATACACCAGCCAGCTGCAGATGGATTTAAAATCCTCTgagttgaaaaagaaagaactgcaGGATGACAGGACGAAGACGGACAGGTCTGAACGCAAGAGTCTCACAG aaaccTCTGTGTGTCGCCCCACTCCTTTATACGGTCAGCCCTCATGGTGGGGAGAGGATGATACAGGTAGTAAAGATTTCATTAACGAAGGACGTAAAACAGATGATAGTCGAACAG AAGTCCTGAAGGAAGCAGAAGTGAATGGCTGCCTTCAGGAATTTCATGATATCCAGAGCAAGTCTACATTCCTGTACCAACGAGAACCAAGTTATTTTGAAATTCCCACCAAGGAGATTCAAACTCACTCCACATTTGCAGAAATGGAGCTGAACGACATTCCCACTAAGGACACAGATGCCTTACCGAAATCCACTCCACCTGTTTATCAGAGCCATGCCTCATTCACCATTGAGTTTGATGAATGCACTCCAGgaaaaattaaaatcaaagaCCATGTGACCAAATTCTCTTCTCGCCAGCGCAGTAAACAACCAAGTGCGAAAGTGTCCAGTGCTGCACCTACAGAGGTCCAGTCTCCAGAGAGCAAGGTTGCTGATTGGCTGGTTCAGAGTGATGTAGGCATGATGTCATCAAGGCGACCGACCAGTGATGATGTCTACAGCACTAAGAGTGACCTCGCAATGCACATCAGGACACTGAAAG GCCACCATCATGAAGATGGCACTCAGAGTGATTCTGAAGATCCTGTAATAAAAggaaagaggaataaatctcAACACTCAGTCCAATCAGAGGAAGCAAATGTGTCAAAAAAATTAGAACCATCTGATTCTTACAAACCTCAATTACTATCTAAAAACATTCATGACTTCTCCAGTGTTCCTGAAGGAACTGGACTAGAAGAACATTCACCTCCAACTCAAAATCAGATGAAATGTGGGCAACAGGAACCACTGAGCCAGCAGgcatttattattgaattttttgATGATAATCCACGCAAGAAACGTTCCCAGTCTTTTACCCACAATCCTGCACACAGTGATAATTATTCAGCCCTCAAAGCGAAACTGGAAAGGCGGAAAGGAGCTGAAAGGCCTGCATCTGTTCATGGAAATATTCCTCCCACACAACAGATCACGGTTCCTCTAAAGGGCTTAAGTCACGGAGTTCATCAAAGATCAAGTTcgctaaagagagagaaaacagaggaaACAATGAGCAAGGGTGGCATGTCCCCTTCATCTTCAGGCAATTCCTGTTCTATCACTTCCTCTTCATCTCGCTCTTCTCCAGCAATCACCATTAAACCTTTTGGCAGCATTGGAAAGAAATCCAAACTTGCTCAAGAATTTGTTAACGAGTTTCTTAATGAATCTTCACCACCGATGTCAGCACCACCGGTGATGATGTCACCATCACACACCCATCTTCCATCTCCAGAGAACAAACGCGTATTTGCCCCCTCCTCCATATCTTACCCGGCATCTCCattagagacacacacacacagtctgcccCAAATGCTTCTTCCTGCTTCTCCTCCTATTTCTGtgccctctctccctcctcctggGGGTCTAGATTCCAGTGTTTCAGATATACCTCCATTTACACCTGTACTGAGCACTGGGGCAGATTTTAAATCCCTAAGAACACACCCAAAAGGCTCTGCGGCAATTCGTACAGAGGACGAGGACAGTTTGAGTGATGCTGGAACTTACACTATTGAGACTGAGTCTCAAGATAAAGATGTGGAAGAAGCTCGCAGTATGATCGATCAG GTGTTTGGAGTGCTGGATGCTCCAGAATACAGTGGAGTTTACAGGCCGGTCATCAATGAGCAAGATAAATTAAACCAAACCCACTCTGAACTCATGCACACATCAGCTGAAGATCTTAATTCCAGCATCAGTGCAGATCCAGAAAGCTTCCTGGAG gGACATTCTGACCCATGTGGACCTAAGTGGGTGTCTCGGTGGGCGAGTTTAGCAGATCCTTGTAGTGACTCTGTAAGTAAAGCAGCATCTTTAGGAAGTACACTTCAAGGAACTGATTCAAACAGAG ATGTCAAAGCTGTACTGAGCCAAAGTGTGGATCAGTCAGAATCAGAGTGTACTCAGAGCTCAAAAACCAGACGTCTTCTTCCTCAGGTTCCTTCTGCAGGAGAAAAGCAGGAAAGTAACACTCCCTGTATCCTGATCCAGACTAAGCCAAGTGTGGAGTTCGATCCATCTGAAAATGTTTCTAGGACATCACAGCCAGATTCCACTCAAAGGTTAAAGGTTCATGAAGATGTGGATCATGATACCTTGAGTGATACCAGCCATTCTGATGATAGCTCAATCCTGGACAGGAGCTCAAAGAGTCAAGAGCAATACAGAATGTCAGCATCATTAGTATCTGAAAGCATCCAGCCAAAGTCCACTTCTTTCTACATCGGCTCTGAGGAAGGCTTCTACAGATCTGATGCTGCCCGAAGTCCGGTTCTTACTCAAACTGAGCGGGCGCCTTCTCCCAAAATGCCTCCAACCACTGTCCTGATACGACACCTGAGTAGCCAGGAGTACAAGCGAGCAGTGAAGCCAAACTCATCAGCACCAAATCTCCAAATCCATAACAAAGATTCTGTTCCCTCCAAAGAACCTCCATCATCCTCTTTCGTTCGCCAGGAGAGTTTCACCAAAGATAGACCAAGTGACAACATCCAGGTTAAAAGGTTACCTCACATTTCTAGTCATCCCACTTTACAGGAATTAGGCACCCTAGGAAGTGAGCAAGAAGCTTTatcaaaagaaaacaagcagTCCATATCTTCTCAAAGGCAGAAAGAGGGAGGTTCTCCTGAACAGGCTGAGGATTCTTTTTCTGGAGAATCCGATGTGGACACAGCGAGCACTGTGAGCTTAGTTAGCAGCAAAAATGTGCCTATTAGCACAGTTAAGAAGCGTACCTCTTTTAGTGCACGTAAAGATAAATCCTCTAAAACCAGACAGCCAACGGCTCGGGAGCAACTTTCAGAAAAACGCCGTAATAATGCAACTACGGAAACTAGTGCTACTAAATCTGAATCCACACGTTGTCTGCATTTACGCCGCAGCACCGGAAACAGTGGTTCATTAGATTTTTCTGACAATCTGATTCACAGCCAAACGGAAACCACCTCTTCTGATCACGAATCAACATCACGACCTTCTAATCGCAAGAAACTCTCAGTGTCTCGGCAAAACCAAGACTCAAACAAATCCAGTAAAGCAGCCCACCAGGTTCTCACTCGGTCCAATAGTCTCTCAGCTCCCAGACCGACGCGGGCCTCCATGCTGCGCCGTGCCCGACTTGGAGAAACATCCGATAATGAAGGCGTGGAAGCAGATCGTGCATCTCAGGGTTCGCAACACACATTATCCTCTGGAGACAGTAAAAAGCTCTCAAGATTGGACATTTTAGCTATGCCACGTAAACGCACAGGATCTTTCACCACTCCCAGTGATAACGAATCACTGAATAAGCAAACACACAGCCGTAATTCTGACTCGAACGCTAACGGGCGAAGAATGTCCACAAGTGAAACAAAACCGACCAAAATTTCTCCAACAGCTGAGAAACATCTGTCCAATCGCACACACAATAATCAGACTAAACACTCCGGCACAGGCA CTTCAACTCAGACACAAACTCCACAGAGACTCATTCCCACACGGTTGGACATAGCAGACGATGACGCCCAAAACGAGCACTACCAGAACtggaccaatcacagcgcagagaTTGCCAG acTAAGCCAGGACTTGGCCAAAGATCTTGCTATTCTCGCACGTGAAATCCATGATGTAGCTGGagatgctgacacacacacacctgcagcgaCTGGGTACAACACTCCACCAggctccgccccacacacacctgcatccACTATTTCCGCCCGAGAGGAG TTGGTGCATCACATCCCAGATGCCAGTCTGAGTTATCAAAAAGTTCCTGCAGGTTCCCCGAGTCCTGTGGATCAGGACAGTGATGGAGCCAAACGACGCCCCTGGAACAGAGAAGAG GTGATTTTGGACAATCTGATGCTGAACCCCGTGTCACAGCTTTCACAGGCcatcagagagaacacagaacagCTCACTGAGAAAATGAA aacTTTATTCCACAACACCACAGACGTGTGGGAGGAGATTGAAGCAAAAATCAATGCTGAAGATGAAGTACCTATAATTAAAACTTCCAAcaaa GAAATCTCGTCCATCCTGCAGGAGCTGAGGCGAGCCCAGAGACAGCTGGAGG TGATAAATTCAATTGTGGAACCTGGAGGTGGTGTGAAGATATCAGCGCCACCtgcagcagaaaaaaagaaatcttcatCTGCAAAATCCAAGCGAGGTGGTAAATAA
- the cep170bb gene encoding centrosomal protein of 170 kDa protein B isoform X1: MSVTSWFLVSSSGTRHRLPREMIFVGREDCELMLQSRSVDKQHAVINYNAATDEHLVKDLGSLNGTFVNDLRIPDQTYITLKLSDIVRFGYDSHVYILERSQHRVPEEALKHEKYTSQLQMDLKSSELKKKELQDDRTKTDRSERKSLTETSVCRPTPLYGQPSWWGEDDTGSKDFINEGRKTDDSRTEVLKEAEVNGCLQEFHDIQSKSTFLYQREPSYFEIPTKEIQTHSTFAEMELNDIPTKDTDALPKSTPPVYQSHASFTIEFDECTPGKIKIKDHVTKFSSRQRSKQPSAKVSSAAPTEVQSPESKVADWLVQSDVGMMSSRRPTSDDVYSTKSDLAMHIRTLKGHHHEDGTQSDSEDPVIKGKRNKSQHSVQSEEANVSKKLEPSDSYKPQLLSKNIHDFSSVPEGTGLEEHSPPTQNQMKCGQQEPLSQQAFIIEFFDDNPRKKRSQSFTHNPAHSDNYSALKAKLERRKGAERPASVHGNIPPTQQITVPLKGLSHGVHQRSSSLKREKTEETMSKGGMSPSSSGNSCSITSSSSRSSPAITIKPFGSIGKKSKLAQEFVNEFLNESSPPMSAPPVMMSPSHTHLPSPENKRVFAPSSISYPASPLETHTHSLPQMLLPASPPISVPSLPPPGGLDSSVSDIPPFTPVLSTGADFKSLRTHPKGSAAIRTEDEDSLSDAGTYTIETESQDKDVEEARSMIDQVFGVLDAPEYSGVYRPVINEQDKLNQTHSELMHTSAEDLNSSISADPESFLEGHSDPCGPKWVSRWASLADPCSDSVSKAASLGSTLQGTDSNRDVKAVLSQSVDQSESECTQSSKTRRLLPQVPSAGEKQESNTPCILIQTKPSVEFDPSENVSRTSQPDSTQRLKVHEDVDHDTLSDTSHSDDSSILDRSSKSQEQYRMSASLVSESIQPKSTSFYIGSEEGFYRSDAARSPVLTQTERAPSPKMPPTTVLIRHLSSQEYKRAVKPNSSAPNLQIHNKDSVPSKEPPSSSFVRQESFTKDRPSDNIQVKRLPHISSHPTLQELGTLGSEQEALSKENKQSISSQRQKEGGSPEQAEDSFSGESDVDTASTVSLVSSKNVPISTVKKRTSFSARKDKSSKTRQPTAREQLSEKRRNNATTETSATKSESTRCLHLRRSTGNSGSLDFSDNLIHSQTETTSSDHESTSRPSNRKKLSVSRQNQDSNKSSKAAHQVLTRSNSLSAPRPTRASMLRRARLGETSDNEGVEADRASQGSQHTLSSGDSKKLSRLDILAMPRKRTGSFTTPSDNESLNKQTHSRNSDSNANGRRMSTSETKPTKISPTAEKHLSNRTHNNQTKHSGTGSSRQRQKGSDYSSTSEEEHDISSKTKCFLTSASTQTQTPQRLIPTRLDIADDDAQNEHYQNWTNHSAEIARLSQDLAKDLAILAREIHDVAGDADTHTPAATGYNTPPGSAPHTPASTISAREELVHHIPDASLSYQKVPAGSPSPVDQDSDGAKRRPWNREEVILDNLMLNPVSQLSQAIRENTEQLTEKMKTLFHNTTDVWEEIEAKINAEDEVPIIKTSNKEISSILQELRRAQRQLEVINSIVEPGGGVKISAPPAAEKKKSSSAKSKRGGK, translated from the exons ATGAGTGTGACATCATGGTTTTTGGTAAGCAGCTCCGGCACTCGTCACCGGTTGCCGCGGGAGATGATCTTCGTAGGTCGTGAGGACTGTGAGCTTATGCTGCAG TCCCGCAGTGTTGATAAACAGCATGCTGTGATTAACTACAATGCTGCTACTGATGAGCACTTGGTGAAAGATCTGGGCAGTTTAAATGGG accTTTGTGAATGACCTGAGGATTCCTGATCAGACATATATAACACTCAAACTGTCTGACATCGTTCGCTTCGGATATGAT TCCCATGTGTACATTCTGGAGCGAAGTCAACATCGAGTGCCAGAGGAGGCTCTGAAG CATGAGAAATACACCAGCCAGCTGCAGATGGATTTAAAATCCTCTgagttgaaaaagaaagaactgcaGGATGACAGGACGAAGACGGACAGGTCTGAACGCAAGAGTCTCACAG aaaccTCTGTGTGTCGCCCCACTCCTTTATACGGTCAGCCCTCATGGTGGGGAGAGGATGATACAGGTAGTAAAGATTTCATTAACGAAGGACGTAAAACAGATGATAGTCGAACAG AAGTCCTGAAGGAAGCAGAAGTGAATGGCTGCCTTCAGGAATTTCATGATATCCAGAGCAAGTCTACATTCCTGTACCAACGAGAACCAAGTTATTTTGAAATTCCCACCAAGGAGATTCAAACTCACTCCACATTTGCAGAAATGGAGCTGAACGACATTCCCACTAAGGACACAGATGCCTTACCGAAATCCACTCCACCTGTTTATCAGAGCCATGCCTCATTCACCATTGAGTTTGATGAATGCACTCCAGgaaaaattaaaatcaaagaCCATGTGACCAAATTCTCTTCTCGCCAGCGCAGTAAACAACCAAGTGCGAAAGTGTCCAGTGCTGCACCTACAGAGGTCCAGTCTCCAGAGAGCAAGGTTGCTGATTGGCTGGTTCAGAGTGATGTAGGCATGATGTCATCAAGGCGACCGACCAGTGATGATGTCTACAGCACTAAGAGTGACCTCGCAATGCACATCAGGACACTGAAAG GCCACCATCATGAAGATGGCACTCAGAGTGATTCTGAAGATCCTGTAATAAAAggaaagaggaataaatctcAACACTCAGTCCAATCAGAGGAAGCAAATGTGTCAAAAAAATTAGAACCATCTGATTCTTACAAACCTCAATTACTATCTAAAAACATTCATGACTTCTCCAGTGTTCCTGAAGGAACTGGACTAGAAGAACATTCACCTCCAACTCAAAATCAGATGAAATGTGGGCAACAGGAACCACTGAGCCAGCAGgcatttattattgaattttttgATGATAATCCACGCAAGAAACGTTCCCAGTCTTTTACCCACAATCCTGCACACAGTGATAATTATTCAGCCCTCAAAGCGAAACTGGAAAGGCGGAAAGGAGCTGAAAGGCCTGCATCTGTTCATGGAAATATTCCTCCCACACAACAGATCACGGTTCCTCTAAAGGGCTTAAGTCACGGAGTTCATCAAAGATCAAGTTcgctaaagagagagaaaacagaggaaACAATGAGCAAGGGTGGCATGTCCCCTTCATCTTCAGGCAATTCCTGTTCTATCACTTCCTCTTCATCTCGCTCTTCTCCAGCAATCACCATTAAACCTTTTGGCAGCATTGGAAAGAAATCCAAACTTGCTCAAGAATTTGTTAACGAGTTTCTTAATGAATCTTCACCACCGATGTCAGCACCACCGGTGATGATGTCACCATCACACACCCATCTTCCATCTCCAGAGAACAAACGCGTATTTGCCCCCTCCTCCATATCTTACCCGGCATCTCCattagagacacacacacacagtctgcccCAAATGCTTCTTCCTGCTTCTCCTCCTATTTCTGtgccctctctccctcctcctggGGGTCTAGATTCCAGTGTTTCAGATATACCTCCATTTACACCTGTACTGAGCACTGGGGCAGATTTTAAATCCCTAAGAACACACCCAAAAGGCTCTGCGGCAATTCGTACAGAGGACGAGGACAGTTTGAGTGATGCTGGAACTTACACTATTGAGACTGAGTCTCAAGATAAAGATGTGGAAGAAGCTCGCAGTATGATCGATCAG GTGTTTGGAGTGCTGGATGCTCCAGAATACAGTGGAGTTTACAGGCCGGTCATCAATGAGCAAGATAAATTAAACCAAACCCACTCTGAACTCATGCACACATCAGCTGAAGATCTTAATTCCAGCATCAGTGCAGATCCAGAAAGCTTCCTGGAG gGACATTCTGACCCATGTGGACCTAAGTGGGTGTCTCGGTGGGCGAGTTTAGCAGATCCTTGTAGTGACTCTGTAAGTAAAGCAGCATCTTTAGGAAGTACACTTCAAGGAACTGATTCAAACAGAG ATGTCAAAGCTGTACTGAGCCAAAGTGTGGATCAGTCAGAATCAGAGTGTACTCAGAGCTCAAAAACCAGACGTCTTCTTCCTCAGGTTCCTTCTGCAGGAGAAAAGCAGGAAAGTAACACTCCCTGTATCCTGATCCAGACTAAGCCAAGTGTGGAGTTCGATCCATCTGAAAATGTTTCTAGGACATCACAGCCAGATTCCACTCAAAGGTTAAAGGTTCATGAAGATGTGGATCATGATACCTTGAGTGATACCAGCCATTCTGATGATAGCTCAATCCTGGACAGGAGCTCAAAGAGTCAAGAGCAATACAGAATGTCAGCATCATTAGTATCTGAAAGCATCCAGCCAAAGTCCACTTCTTTCTACATCGGCTCTGAGGAAGGCTTCTACAGATCTGATGCTGCCCGAAGTCCGGTTCTTACTCAAACTGAGCGGGCGCCTTCTCCCAAAATGCCTCCAACCACTGTCCTGATACGACACCTGAGTAGCCAGGAGTACAAGCGAGCAGTGAAGCCAAACTCATCAGCACCAAATCTCCAAATCCATAACAAAGATTCTGTTCCCTCCAAAGAACCTCCATCATCCTCTTTCGTTCGCCAGGAGAGTTTCACCAAAGATAGACCAAGTGACAACATCCAGGTTAAAAGGTTACCTCACATTTCTAGTCATCCCACTTTACAGGAATTAGGCACCCTAGGAAGTGAGCAAGAAGCTTTatcaaaagaaaacaagcagTCCATATCTTCTCAAAGGCAGAAAGAGGGAGGTTCTCCTGAACAGGCTGAGGATTCTTTTTCTGGAGAATCCGATGTGGACACAGCGAGCACTGTGAGCTTAGTTAGCAGCAAAAATGTGCCTATTAGCACAGTTAAGAAGCGTACCTCTTTTAGTGCACGTAAAGATAAATCCTCTAAAACCAGACAGCCAACGGCTCGGGAGCAACTTTCAGAAAAACGCCGTAATAATGCAACTACGGAAACTAGTGCTACTAAATCTGAATCCACACGTTGTCTGCATTTACGCCGCAGCACCGGAAACAGTGGTTCATTAGATTTTTCTGACAATCTGATTCACAGCCAAACGGAAACCACCTCTTCTGATCACGAATCAACATCACGACCTTCTAATCGCAAGAAACTCTCAGTGTCTCGGCAAAACCAAGACTCAAACAAATCCAGTAAAGCAGCCCACCAGGTTCTCACTCGGTCCAATAGTCTCTCAGCTCCCAGACCGACGCGGGCCTCCATGCTGCGCCGTGCCCGACTTGGAGAAACATCCGATAATGAAGGCGTGGAAGCAGATCGTGCATCTCAGGGTTCGCAACACACATTATCCTCTGGAGACAGTAAAAAGCTCTCAAGATTGGACATTTTAGCTATGCCACGTAAACGCACAGGATCTTTCACCACTCCCAGTGATAACGAATCACTGAATAAGCAAACACACAGCCGTAATTCTGACTCGAACGCTAACGGGCGAAGAATGTCCACAAGTGAAACAAAACCGACCAAAATTTCTCCAACAGCTGAGAAACATCTGTCCAATCGCACACACAATAATCAGACTAAACACTCCGGCACAGGCA GTTCTCGTCAGAGACAGAAAGGTTCTGATTATTCCTCAACGTCAGAGGAAGAGCATGATATCAGCTCTAAAACTAAATGTTTTCTCACTTCAGCTTCAACTCAGACACAAACTCCACAGAGACTCATTCCCACACGGTTGGACATAGCAGACGATGACGCCCAAAACGAGCACTACCAGAACtggaccaatcacagcgcagagaTTGCCAG acTAAGCCAGGACTTGGCCAAAGATCTTGCTATTCTCGCACGTGAAATCCATGATGTAGCTGGagatgctgacacacacacacctgcagcgaCTGGGTACAACACTCCACCAggctccgccccacacacacctgcatccACTATTTCCGCCCGAGAGGAG TTGGTGCATCACATCCCAGATGCCAGTCTGAGTTATCAAAAAGTTCCTGCAGGTTCCCCGAGTCCTGTGGATCAGGACAGTGATGGAGCCAAACGACGCCCCTGGAACAGAGAAGAG GTGATTTTGGACAATCTGATGCTGAACCCCGTGTCACAGCTTTCACAGGCcatcagagagaacacagaacagCTCACTGAGAAAATGAA aacTTTATTCCACAACACCACAGACGTGTGGGAGGAGATTGAAGCAAAAATCAATGCTGAAGATGAAGTACCTATAATTAAAACTTCCAAcaaa GAAATCTCGTCCATCCTGCAGGAGCTGAGGCGAGCCCAGAGACAGCTGGAGG TGATAAATTCAATTGTGGAACCTGGAGGTGGTGTGAAGATATCAGCGCCACCtgcagcagaaaaaaagaaatcttcatCTGCAAAATCCAAGCGAGGTGGTAAATAA